GCGCACCGAGCGGGCGTGGGGCGTGCCCGCGCGCGTGCTCGAGCTCTGGGCTCGCCATTCGCCGCTGCCCATCGAGGTCGCGGGCCGAATCGTCGCGCTCGATGTGCTGCCGACGCTGGAAGCGGCGCTGGTCGCGGAGGAGCTGGCGCTGGGCGCGCATGAAGGCGCGCGGCCCTCGCCGGGCGTGCTGCAGCTGGTGTCCACGCGGCAGGGCACAGGGTTCGCCGAGGCCCGCGCGCTGGCGCTGCTCGAGCGGTTCGTGCGCGGCGATGTCGAGGGTGAGGTGCTCGCGTCGGCCCTTTGCCCGGGCCTGCTCGACGAGAGCTCGCCACACCTGCCCGAGGTCACGGCGCGACTCCTGGGCGGACTGACGCATCCGCACGCATACGTTCCCGAGCTGACGCCGGCGCTGGACGCGGTGCTGGCCCAGGTCCGACTGGCGGCGTGCGAGTGTCCGGCCAAGCATCCGGCGGCGCAGCTCGCGCACCGCGCGGTGGCCTGCGCGCGTGCGCTCGCGGTGGACGACGTGCTCGCGCTCGCGCAGCCTGGCCGCGCCGCCGAGCCGAATGCGGGCGTGAAGCTGCCTCTCGCGGCCGACGTCGCGAAGGCCTTGCAGAAGGCCGACGAGTCGCTCGCCATCCGCGTGGCGCTCGCGTTTCCGGCGCTCTCGGGCGCGGCCGAGAAGGGGCGCAAGCTCGCGGGGCTCACCGCCTGGCGCGCCGCGCGCGATCCCGACGTCGCGCTGAGCCAGGCCCACGCTGCGCGCGCGAAGCTCGACGCCGGGTCGCGTCAGCGCTGGGACGCGCTCGCGGGCGGTGCTCGCCCAACGGAAGCTGCGCCGCAACCGGGCTGGGCGGATCGCCTGCTCGAGAGCCTGCGCTCGGGATCCGAGCTCGCGCTCGAGGACCTCTTGAAGTCGGAGCTCGACCTCTCGGGTGTGCTCTTCGAGTCGCCGAGCGGGCCGGGGCTGCTCACGCCGGAAGGCAAGCTGCGCAATGGCGTGCGCGCGTGGCCCGCGCCCAAGCAGGTCCGGCTCGCGCACCCGGTGGACCTCTTCGACGCCGAGCGCACCGCCTGGCAAGCGCGGCTGCTCGCGTCGGGTGCGCACGCGCTCGTGAACCAGCCCTTCCGCGAGACGCACAAGGCCGGCGGCCGCGAGCCCGGACGCAAGCGGCTGGAGCGGCTCCGCGGCGTGCCGCTCGCGCCGGCGGCGCTCCACTTCCTCGCACGACGCGGCTGGTTTCCCACGCTCTCTCCGGTCGAGATCCCCGTGGAGCTCGTGCTCGGCGAGTGGAACGCGCGCTTGCTGGCGGAGCCCGGGCCGACGGGGCCCGTGAACGCGGGCGTGGAGTTCTGGCACGCGGGCAAGAGCGTGCTGCTCGGCGAGGTTCCACCGCGCGTGTTCTCCGAGGCCTGGCGCGACGTCGACGAGGCGCTGGCGCTGTCGATGCCCGACCGCTCGTACGTTCCATCGCCGGCGCGCGCAGACTTGCTTCGGCTCCTGGGGCCGCGGCTCGGCGCGCCAGACCTGCGCGT
This Deltaproteobacteria bacterium DNA region includes the following protein-coding sequences:
- a CDS encoding DUF4132 domain-containing protein — translated: MPLLAEISPDAQWLLDALQADARGPAPAWAGISAFHHLRTRPAEEHPAFGTSLLQWQRLRARYGGRAPEVAAEAFLAMPRTERAWGVPARVLELWARHSPLPIEVAGRIVALDVLPTLEAALVAEELALGAHEGARPSPGVLQLVSTRQGTGFAEARALALLERFVRGDVEGEVLASALCPGLLDESSPHLPEVTARLLGGLTHPHAYVPELTPALDAVLAQVRLAACECPAKHPAAQLAHRAVACARALAVDDVLALAQPGRAAEPNAGVKLPLAADVAKALQKADESLAIRVALAFPALSGAAEKGRKLAGLTAWRAARDPDVALSQAHAARAKLDAGSRQRWDALAGGARPTEAAPQPGWADRLLESLRSGSELALEDLLKSELDLSGVLFESPSGPGLLTPEGKLRNGVRAWPAPKQVRLAHPVDLFDAERTAWQARLLASGAHALVNQPFRETHKAGGREPGRKRLERLRGVPLAPAALHFLARRGWFPTLSPVEIPVELVLGEWNARLLAEPGPTGPVNAGVEFWHAGKSVLLGEVPPRVFSEAWRDVDEALALSMPDRSYVPSPARADLLRLLGPRLGAPDLRVESDHVAFTAHGHPERITLHNARPADGELISEGEARALAQWQLPFVDDGGVAAVLVGRVLERLQPDEAEGESEPKEGS